The DNA region tgatatttttcttttctttccttccatACCGTTTTTCTCTTCCTCACCACCACCTcctctcttcttcctcctctaGCCACCGCCTTTACATCCACCTTTCCCTCCTCCTTTTCTAACTTTATAGTTTCTCTCTATTTGTCTATGGCACCTTCCTTTGTGTCTCCACCCCTTTTCCATCACATTTAACCTTTCAAGTGAACTTATCAAAACCATTAGAGCTAGTAATTAACTTTATACAACACTGTTCTATTCACTCAGATTTGTTATCTGTATACAAGCTCTATTACACAGCACCGACTCAAATTCACTATGAGGTGCTTTGAGTCATCTCCATTTGAATTGTCACAAGGTAAGTACCGATccaaaagaaataagagaataaggaaagaaaacaaTGTAAAGAAGTCCAAAAAAGTCCAGGACTCTATTATTTGTAGCAAGATTGCTAATGTTTAGCTAAATAAATAACTTTGAGCATGTGTGTCTATTGCCTATTTGTCGTGCAATAATGCTATAATGCTCTTCCTTTAACATTCTGTTTTTGTAGGTGTTGATAGACATTTTTAGTAATTGATTCTATGAAGAAATGAGAAAAGGTCATACATCTGCAAGAACCACGattcttttctttataaaaaaaactctactACACATCACATCTATgacgaagaaaaagaaaagtcatACACCTCAACACAttggtggaaaaaaaaaaacccttgtGGTTGAGTTGAGAAAAGGTTGTAAAacaaattttcctttttgaagACTAGTATATATGTAACCTTGGTTGTTTCAATTGCTTTGTTTATTCACatgaagtaaaaacaaaaactgtTTATTTACATCTCCATAAAGTGATCGAACAGTAGAAAAAGAAGCATTATGCAGGCTTTTCGAAGCATCCAATGATTTCTAAGGCAATTTAGGTTGTTCTATATCTTCTTTTAAACAAGAAGTGTCTCTTCGATGGATCTCTTGGTTTGCTCTTGATCTGTGCTTGGCCTTTTTATTCCCAGTGCTGCACAGGGAAGAAAGAAATCATGAGCAAGGATCTATAAGTCTGTATAGCGAACAGATCAAGGTTCTTAAGATCTCAAAAAGACAATCCAACAGCACGAGTCTGTGTCCAATTATAATCGTCATAGGATGATttacatacataaaaaaaaaaactaataaacaaatgaaaaataataataattttacaaagaatataagtgataaaaataattgttacatttaaaaattaaaataataattattttaagataaattttttttcttatacgaTAATTATTATGGgacaaaaaaagtaatattgttTGAGACAACCAAAGGGTAACACACTTGTACTCCATATAAGCCATCCCTTTCGCACCCGACATTGTACTTATGGATCCTTCAGAACGACGGGCAATATGAAGGGCTTTTTCATCTGCATCTTCTTCTAGGTGCTCTAATTCAACTGCATTTTCACCAGACACTCAACACCTGATAGATACACATTAGTTATTTGGCAATGAGCAACTCAACACTGAGTCAAAAGGGAAGGAGGATGCAAACCTTTCCAAGAAGTGTCAATTGATCCTCAAGATGATAATAGCTCAAATGAGGCACTAAGGAGGCAAGTCTGTAATTAGTTGtcaaatatcatcaaaatctaaGCATATATAGATAGAAAAGAGTGAAGTCCTACTCATAAGTAAATGCTGTAACTTATTCCAAGTAAGACGTACAACAAATCCTGCCATCCCATCTAACACATTAAAAACTTCAAACACAGTAGAGCAAAAGTACAAAACCATGTGTGTCTTGAGGAAAAAATTACTAGAAATGCAACACGGAGTGAACCTAGCTGAAATACCTTAAAGCTGTAACCCTGATCAACTAAAAATTGCTGCCTCTTAGTTGAGTAATACATCTCCTCCTGCAAACACAAGCACAGCAAAGTGTACATTACTGTTAGTATTTTAGGGAAATAGAAAGATAGTTAGTTGCTGGGTGGTGATTGATAGTTGGGTTTAGGATGGAGGtgtagttaaaaatattaattggaaGTAGTAGATAACTTAGTGGCCCTGTAGCTCTCAGACAATAGAAGGAAGAGTTTACATtgatttttcaaactcattacaTTAAGATGTTGTCTATTTATAGACAAGTAAGGATAGTAACATCATACTTCTAAAGATAGATTTTTTTAGACTTTATacaatagtttaaaatattattgtctaCTTAGGTTCTAAAATCTTTTtagattattcataaaaatatttttatatttttctagtaCATTTAACTTCTTAGTGGTTAAAGCAGAAGGGAGGGAAGAGGGGGAAGAGGTAGTTCGTTCAAACTCCCCCACTAACAAATAACAAACTAGTACGTATTGACCGATAAAAAAATTCAGCAGAACCCGTATTTGATAATCACCCCATAAATTTTCTATTATAAAGGTCTAGGGTGTTCCAACTTCCAAGTTGCCTTACCTGCCTCTTCTTGGAGTTGTCTTTCTTCAAATATTCAGCAAAAAACTCTTTTTGTCATTGGACACCATACTTCTTTACACTGTACATTTGCAATAAATCCACCTTTTACTGGATCTAACCAATTTGCCTCATACAGCTTGGGACCAATCAGGAAGTTCAGATCTGTAATCCTTTCGTCCTCTCTGACAAGTGTAGCTGCAATTTCAACTGTCCAGACCTTACTCTTAGTAGAAAAGATTAAGGTCATGGTCAAAGCAACATTAAACTAATGCAAAAATGGCATACCTGTGAGCCCAATTTTACAATGAGATTTAGTGATACTGTTGACTTTACGAAACATAAGGGCCGGAACCACATGCACCTGTTTATCATGCCAAGATATTATGCATAAGGAACAAGAACAACCTTATCTCTAGTGTAGTTATGCATCAAAGATAAGGATCAATGTAACTTATCTCTACTTTCCAAAGGTTGCATAGTTCTAAAACATGTTCTGAAGtctgtatattttcttttactaaaaCAAAAACTTCAATTTTCCTTCACGACACTACACTGGTTTAAAATGAGGATGAAAATATGCAAAACTGGAACAGCATgctcttaattaaatttagcaTGGGAAGAGGGAACTGCTAGTGATATCTGTCCTTGCAATTTGCAAATGTTGTGAGGATTACCATTTTCAAACATTTTATTAAGGCTCTTCGCTTGATATGGCCGTGGTTGTGCTTGGGGCTTTAGTTCCATGTCAAGGTCTGCGTCCACCTGCAGCATTGAAAGAGTTATACCGCAAGAGTCACACATGAAGTTTATACTCCATGACCATAAATTTGTAAGGTTTTGACATCAATAAATACTATATTGATTATAATCCTCAATGTTTTTTAGTAGCAGATGTATATAAAGCATTACTCACCGTATCATTTCTGAAGTCATACTCCTCCAACATGGGATAATTCAAGGCATTTGGCAAGCAACGTTGCTTTACATTTTCAAGCTGTATATAAATCAGAGAAAATCTTAAATATAACAGTTTGATGTATCCTAATGGGTTCGGTTTTTCTATTTCTCTCCCTCAGCGTTTTGTGGTTATATGTAATTGGGTGAGTTAGAAAATTCTGTTGAGtatatttttttccccttttaagtatttattatgtCTTTTGCTAAGTGAGCATTTCTTATGCTTTCACttagttttataatatttattggcTTATAAAAAAACTCTATTCTGGTTTAGGATAACAATCTAGTCTATTCTTTgacacaaattttaaattttcttagaaGCTTCTTGTACGGGATATTTCGACATTATTATTTAAGTATAGGAGAATTGTACAATACAAGCCATGCACTACTAACAGTAATAAGAATTAACACTTATCACTGGCAATTAAAAGCACTCTAAACAATGCCACCAGAGCTGCATcctagagaagaaagaatttagcattaaaaggtatatttagctagttctaattttaataaatgtatatattcattttgttttcttaaattaaatacaattaaCTCATCCAATTTCACTTCTGTAACATGAATGATCTGATCTAGCATCATTCTCAAGACAAACAACAGATCATCGATACAATTTTTGAGGTCTGACTTGGAAATAGCCTGGATATATAACACGAGAAACAGATACGATTCAACATGAACATGCAAAtatggaaaattttaaaaatcacagCACATAACACAGCTATAATACGTGCAAAATTAATCTAAATAAACTTAAGATAAAATTCTTAAATCACAAGAGTGGATTCATGTTTCCGAAATGAATTTGATTCAttgtaaacattaaaaaaatgataaagtttatctaaattttatggTATATATTCCAATTTGTATTGTTACggatgtttaaaaaaaatgcagctaaaaatatttaaagtgtcCTTGCACTGTCTGAAACAAATATGTGTCTGACAATGGTCCAACACAAAGggtaaagaaagtaaaaaaaaaaattgctgtaATCTTTTCCGAAAGTTCATACCTAGCTATATTACCTGAGAAGGATCAATTTCAAATGAATGGGTTTCTTTCTCTTCTGCAACCGCTGCCACTTCTGCTTCATTTAGCAACTCATCCTGTGTGCCTTCAATTTCCCCTGCTGCTTTGCTGATTGTAAATCCATCTCCATTTACATTCTAAACAAAAAACAGCAATATGGGAAAAGTTAGCGATAGGAATGCACATAGCATGCAAGACAACACAATATTCTTGGTAATGTCAGAAAAAGCAATTCACAGCCAAAATTATAGTAATTTTTAGTTGTCAAATAATGTACAAAAGGAGAAAAGACCTGAGTTATGACCAACCAATTCAATATAACATGGCAACATTTTAGTAGAGAATGTCTGAAGTATGCACTAGCACAGTCTCAAAATAGAAACCAGACATCAATAAAGGAGTTCAATCCAACATGCCCCACAAATATCCACAGACAAGGAAATACTGGATTGTAGTTACAGGTAGGGCAACAAATCAGCCAATAATATCTAAGGATCATGCACTGGGAACATGACTATTTTTGTACCTATCACCAAGGCCTATGTAGGCAGTAGCGGAGTTTGACCATAATTTTTGGGAGGCCAAAATAGTAAAAAGtattcatatattaaaaaattaaaataacataattatataaaaaaaatgggtgAAAACATAATTCTATAACTCAAAAcaccaaataataaaaagtgatTTAGGAATTATAAGGTTGATtgagtgataaaaaaaagaaaggagagaaaaaaattgtgaatttgaTCTCTTCTCTAATAATTAACAACAATTAACAAGTAacatttatcgataaaaaaataaaaaagtgataaaaaatatCAGCACATACATATTAAACTAATTCAACagataaaagttattttaactAATTGAAATAAGagacaatttaaaaaatgatataaaataaaaaaagatataaaataatgtgTAAGAATTAAAACTTTAAACTTTAATGGTTTAGAGTATAATATTAGTTTCAAATAAAGATTAAGAAAAGTAGAAAACGTTGCTAGCAAtggtggaaagaaaacaaccacCGAAAAAATGGATATTCACTTGCCTAAGTGTTGATAATTTGGTGCTTAAGAATGAATGAGCCTTAATGTAATGTAAtgggaattgtaaaaaaaaaaattattagtattagcTAATTATATAAGATAGCTAATTATATAAGATAGCCACTGCCACTGATTCAAAAacgtaagtattaaaaaaattatatttatagggttatttttttaatttctctcacATTGATATTATTACTTGTTATATctaatttgatattaatttttttaattatatttaccgTGTTTGAATTTAGCTTTTGGAATTAGCAAACTACAAAGTGTGAGTGAGTATTGAACTTCGACTTCTACTTCCAAGtgcaattgttattttttttttttttgcattaattgactatttcatttatcttttataagatGCTACCTAAAAATAATCTGTCTggaagtgaaaaaagaaaaaaaaaaaaaaacaagctgAATAGTTAATAAAATCACAACAAGGAATTActgataaattcatttttaaaggGGTAGGTTCTcatgaaaatttaaatcaattaaataaaattctgCATAATGAAAATCATGTAGATGAGAATGATGAAATTAATGATTCAAGTGAGCCTAATGATGAGTCAAATAAATCTAATATTGAAAATCTTGGTAATATTCATGAGGCCAGGAATAATCAATTCCTCCTTTAGATGTTTATGATCTTAGAAATTGAGATAATCTTGATAACCAAGCAAGAGATATTTTAGTTGAAAAGGGACCTATTATAGAAATtaatcttgtttttcttttacataacACTTTTAGACATTTTTCTCATACTTATTATTCTAAAAAGTTGAGCAATGGTGAGCCTAGTGATAGGAAATGGTAGgcttattttaaatatgttgataaagtatattatttttgttgtaaGTTATTCAAATCTAATAATATTAAGAAGAGTTTGTTACCAAATGAGGGCTTAAGAGATTGGCAACATATTAGTGAGAGACTTAAATATCATGAGAATAGTTTTGAGCATATGAATAACATGAATACTTTGAATGAATTGAGAGTAAGAttgaacaaaaatcaacaattgataaaaaaaaaaaaaaaaaacttgcaacAAGAGGTTATGAAAGAGAAAGAATGTTAGAGACAAGTTTTAGTTAGAATACTTTCAGCTATGAAATGTCTCACTAAACATAATTTGGCTTTTCGAGgattaaatgaaaaatgtatCAAGATAACAATGGTAATTTTTTAAGATTGATTGAAATGATTGCGGAATTTGATTTGATAATGCAAGACCGTGTTAGACGCATTCAAAATTGTGAAATTCATTATCATTATCTTGGgcataaaattcaaaatgagatTATCTCTCTTTTACCCACAGTGTTAAAAGTTCCATCATAATGGTCATTAAAGAGGCAAAAtacttttttgtaattattgatTGCACCCCTaatttgagtcatcaagaacaaATGATTCTAATAGTACGATGTATAAACatgtcaaataataaaataaaaattgaggagtactttttagaatttttaaaagtagATGACATATCTGGATTGGGACTTTTAATGAGTTACAAAATGTGTTGAGGTATATTGATCTTAATGTTGATGATGTGAGGGGTCAAAGTTATGATAATGGTTCTAATATGAAAggaaagcatcaaagagttcaAAAATGATTTCTTGAAATAAACTAGAGAGCATTATATATGTCATGTGCTTGTCACAGTCTTAATCTAACTCTTATGTAACATTCTTCTGTTataactatttctttttttggagtTATTCAAcacattcattattttttagttctacaaaaaaaatggaaaattttgCTTGATAATGGTCCTAGATTAACAGTAAAATCTTTGTCCAATACTCGTTGGGAGAGTCGAATTCAAAGTGTTAAAACTATTAGATTTCAAGGTCCCCAAATAAGATTGGATTTgttgaaattacaaaaattttgtGATGATGTCAAGTCAAGGAGTGAAACAAAGAATTTGGTTAATTCACTTGAGAATTTTGAGTTTTTACGTGGTATGGTTATTTGGTATGACAACTTAATTTCTATTAATATGGTGAGCAAGAAACTACAATCTAAATCTATGTGCATTGACATTACCATAAAACAATTAGAAAATGTATTGTTGTATTTTGAAAAGTATAGAGATGAAGACTTCACTTCTAGTACAGATATTGCTAAAAGTGTTGTCATTGATATGAATGTTAAGCCTATACTTCCAAGAAAATGTGGtgttattagaagaaaaaaaataatttgacgaGAATAATCAggatgaacaaaattcaatgtacTGATGagtcatttaaaattaattattttaagttgttgtggatgtgacaattacttttttaaagaatagatttgagcaattaaaaatatttgaaattgtttttggATTTCTGATTTGATTCAAAAAAGTTAAAGTCTAATCAATTGCAAAAACATTGTGTTAATGTTCACTCTACCTTTTCTCATGGTGATTTATCATAtgtcaatttagattatttttttcttaattgaaagTATTAAAAATGACTTTGTCTAATGAGTTAATATGAGCCTTTGAAATTCTTGAGTTTGTAAAGTCATTAAATGATAATGACTTTGTGAAACTTACTTGAGGTCATCAATGCCACAAGAAAGATTGAGTAATTTGACAATTTTATCTATTAAGAAtgatatattgaaaaatattaatattgatgttattattaatgttatttCTCGAAATACTTGAAGAAaccattttttatgataatttgtgtattttgttttgtagatGATAGGTGAGGTAAAAATTTTACAAgtagagaaaatattttgttcatgataaaataggagttgattgaagaaaaaaagtaatgcatatttttaaaatttgttaaaaatttgtttGCCACTAGTTAAATGCAATAagtcatacaatttttttatgaaaatgtgtctttttttttatagaatatatatttatattttataatatacaaTGTCAGGATCGGCCCTGATCAAGATGCCATATTCGGTTGATCCTGAAAACCTTCGATGTTACAGTAACATCGAGGAAGATTGAAGGCGGTTTTCAAAGGTCACCATGGCCGGTTGTCCCTCAACACCAACCAATTTTCAGAGGAGAACATATATGGGATTCGCCACATCGAGATCTCAAATTGTATCTCAGGCTTAGGTATATATGATCCTGGCAACAACCCAAAGGTACATTGTCACTTGGATGTTCCTCTGAAATCACACAAAGAGGTCGATAGTGGATTTAATGCAACCAAGTGTGATGTAGGATATCctgaaatttgttctataatctagaaaaaaattattttttatttagtcaaCAATGAGATTTGATAAAAGTGTGCCTTGAAAAGGTGCAACATGGAATGTTATTCCTACTTTTTAGTTGCGTTGctttatattactatttttttttttttttgcttcttatATATAGTTTATGAAATCagtgattttgttgattgtcaAATACTCGTACTTCTTAATtacatgatatatttttaattttattaacaaaaatataaataaaaaacaataatatgtGAAACATCATATCAAGTCATTTAAAATGAGTTAGTTGAGCGATGTATGAATTGTCATAAATTTCATGCATGCTACATGATttcgatataaaaaaaatataaagacatttgaattgttttattcttttttttttacagatgaattaatttattcttatattgctattttaggtaattaaaaaagtaaatattttcatttttttgtcccATTTATACGGTatgaaaattgtataaaaattaattattttccaaaCGAGGGATCCACCAAAACTCATCCACCCaattccttaaaaataaaacgggtgctttaaaatataaatgtctATAGAATAGGCCACAGATCGTTTTCCTGAAACAACATGCCTCATTTCTATTTGCAcaattaataaatcaattttaacccAAAGAAGAAAAACTGAGTAATCAATTGTAAGTTTCTCAGATTTGACTATTAATATCACAATGTTCATCACTATAAAGaatcaaaacaaatataatgGCACCATAGACTTAACAAAATCCACCAAAATTGCATACTCCCCAATGGCCTTCCTATCCAGGCCACTCCTCAACAGCTGAGGAAAAAACAACCACCTCCCCGTGACCGCCAAGAACGCCACCACGAGCGGCCCCGACACAACGCGGTGCAGCCGCCATCCATGACGGAGCATCACCTTCTTTGCCACCACCTCCGCCGCCGTGCACACACCgtgaagcacaaaaaagcacGTGACTTCCCACGTGGGTGGCGCACGTGAAAGGTAATAATATATTAACTCATGCATGAGCCCGGACACAAGGAACGTGGCCAACACGGCACTTGACTTGGCACAAGAAGGACCCACAAAGTGTATGAAAATACGGTATACGGGGTGGTATACGGTGGGGCGTAGAATACGGGTAACCATGAGGTTCCACCTACGACCCCAAAAGTCTTGAAGGGACGTGGAAAGGTAGGGTTCGTTGAATTGTGGTTCAATCTCAAACCCTAAAACGGTTCGAACCGGGGCAGCACTAAGGGCTAACACAAGTTCTATGCCAAGGTACATGTGGCAACAATATAGGACTAAGATGAAATGAGGGTGTAAATTTTCTCTATAGTCATAAGCACGTATGATCATTGCAAAAATAAGCACTTTTAGGAGGAAAAGCCATTTTGGCTTTTGGGTGGTGTTGTTTGTGTGGTTTTTATTTGTTGGTGGTGGGAGTTGTTTGGGGTTGATGGGGAGGGAAGCTATGGAGATGAAATGGAGAATGTTTGGGGGTGATAGGGCGAGAGGGCCTtggttgaaagaaaaaagaatgagtTTGAAAGTGCCAAGCCAAACAAGGAAGAAGGTGGTGGGGCCAGCTAGGTGGAAGGAAGAGAGGTTCAAGGGAAGGATGAGGAAGAGGTAGAGAATAGGGAAAAGGGAGAGAAGCCTTAAGAAGCCTTTGGGTATTCTAGAAGTTATGTAATAACAATAGCATAGACATGAGATGGTTGTGAGCCATACCTTGATGAACCTCTCAACTTCACCAATATCCatgattgattttcttttcctcccttctttctctttctctttgaaTTCTCTTCCTTGAATCTAGGTGGTTGTATTGTAGCGGCCGGTGAAAATGTCAAGGAAAATGATGACTATGTTGGTGGATCTGAGGGTCTCTCAAAGATGGAACACAAAAGAGGgaattacaatttttaattcacTTTTCTTTTAGATGACAGGAGATAATAAGAAACTTTTGGATGCAACTGGGACatgttgataaattattatttattaatgccTTCATGAATCCTCTATcgcatcacaatttttttttttaatttagtagtACAGCTCAGAAAATACATTAAATGGATTCCATAAGTtatctcactttttattttagtttaattttgttgcaTATTCTCCCTCATATTAATGTCTGCTCTGCTTTCGTATTAAAGTAGTCTTCTTTTTTTGCAAGTAattcacttttaattattactatCATAGTACATCTTATTTTAGTGtatcctattttcttttttatctcttttttcccATTAATTCATTATTACATCAATcacctttcttctttttatctttctccTTCATGGCTTCATTCACCCACGTAGAAGTTACCCACTTAATTTTTAAACG from Glycine soja cultivar W05 chromosome 8, ASM419377v2, whole genome shotgun sequence includes:
- the LOC114423583 gene encoding probable long-chain-alcohol O-fatty-acyltransferase 1, with product MDIGEVERFIKVWLTTISCLCYCYYITSRIPKGFLRLLSLFPILYLFLILPLNLSSFHLAGPTTFFLVWLGTFKLILFSFNQGPLALSPPNILHFISIASLPINPKQLPPPTNKNHTNNTTQKPKWLFLLKVLIFAMIIRAYDYRENLHPHFILVLYCCHMYLGIELVLALSAAPVRTVLGFEIEPQFNEPYLSTSLQDFWGRRWNLMVTRILRPTVYHPVYRIFIHFVGPSCAKSSAVLATFLVSGLMHELIYYYLSRAPPTWEVTCFFVLHGVCTAAEVVAKKVMLRHGWRLHRVVSGPLVVAFLAVTGRWLFFPQLLRSGLDRKAIGEYAILVDFVKSMVPLYLF